Below is a genomic region from Pseudomonas berkeleyensis.
CTGAACCTGGCCGTGTTGCGTGAGCGTCTGGGTTTTGCCGCCGCCGCGAGCGAGGACTACCAGACGGTTGCCGGCCTGGCCATGAGCCTGCTCGACCGCCTGCCGGTGATCGGTGACCAGTTGGAGCATGCCGACTGGCGCCTGACCGTGACCGAGGTGAAGGATCGCCGTGTCAGCAAGGTATTGCTGGTGCCGCTGACGGTATGAAGCGGGCGCGGGTCGTCGCGGACGACCCGCGTGGCACTAACTGAGCTAGGCTGATGGGAGGTTTCTTCCGCAGGAGGTTCTTTCATGCCGCTCGAACATCATCCCCTGACCCGTGAATTCCCCCAGCAAGGCGACGTCATGCGCAAGCTGATGCAAAGTGACCCGCACTTTCCTCGCCTGGCTGGCGAGTACGAGGCGCTGGACAAGCGCATCTACGAGATAGAGGACGGACGGGAGGCGACCGATGACCTGACTCTGCAAGGGCTCAAGCTGCAGAGGGTGGGGCTCAAGGATGAGATTGCCGAGCTGCTGCGCAAGGCGGGCAGTGCTTGATCCGGATCAACTGAACGGTCGACGTGTGGCGCTAGGCTGGAGTCATCTTCCTTGTCAGAGGCTCCGCCATGCACGTCGACCATCACCCACTGGTTCACGATTTTCCCGAACACCGCAATGAGCTGCAGCGCTTGCGTCAGAGCGATGAGCAGTTCTCTCGCCAGGCCGAAGAATACGAGGCCCTGGACAAGCGTATCTGCCGTATCGAAGACGGTATCGAGTTGCTCGATGACGTCACCCTCAGCGCCCTCAAACTCAGCCGCGTCGCGCTCAAGGACGAACTGGCGCGTCAGCTCAAACGGGCTGCGGGCCAGTGCTGTGGTTGTGGCAATGGCTGTCGTGGTTGATTGCTTGGAATAACGCGGTGCGCGTGGCGCACCCTACGGGATCGCTATCGGTGCGCACCGGTTTTCCCGGGTTTCATCCGGGCTACGCCATGCGAGCCGATAGGCCTCAATGCACGGGCGGGTTGATCAGATAGGTCAGCAATCCGTCCGCTTCATCTTCCGTCCAGACTGCCCTTGGCGGTCTCGGCAACTCGCCCATCAGTTTCTGCCAGAAGGCCAGGGCCACGTCGTCCTGGCGGTAGAAACGCACCAGCCAGGTACTGCCATCGCCCATCGCCTGTTGTACCAGGGCGCGGCCAATACCCTGACGGCGGTAGCGTTTGAGAATGAACAGATCGGCGAACTCCGGGGCCTCGATCCCGGGTAGCTCGCTGCGTTCGACCAGCAGGAAACCGGCAATGAAACCATCGGCCAGGATCAGGCTGGCACTCCAGCCTGGCTCCTGCCAGTAGCGCAGCAGATGTTCCTCGTGGATGTAGAAACGGCCATCCGTTTCGACGTCTTCCTGTTCCCACTCGGAACTGTCGTAGGAATAGAACTGGTAGAGGTTGCGGATCACTGGCAACTGCTCGAGGGTGGTGGGAACCAGTTCGATGGTGAGTGCGCTCACAGCAGGGCACCTCGCCACACCAGGCGGCCGATGATTTCCAGGTGTTCGCGGTCTATCTCGAATTCACGGTGCGAGGGGTTGTCGCACAGCGTGCGCACCTTGCCGCCAGGCTCCAGCTGCAGGCGCCTGACCAGGGTATTGCCGGCGTCCTGAATCACGTAGACCTTGTCGTCCTGGATGTCGCGGGCATTGATGTCGATCAGCACGATGTCGCCATCGCGAATGGTCGGCGACATGCTGTCGCCGCGGATCTGCATGGCTGCCAGGGCCTTGCTGTCCAGCCCATTGCTGCCCAGCCAGTGACGACAGAAAGCTTGCGAGGTGAGGGTGGTCTTGCGCGTGGCCACCACTTCTTTCTGGGCCGACTCTTCCTCTCCCAGCCAGGGCAGCAGGGTCAGCGAACTGGGGCGGCCGCCTTCCTGGCTCTTCTCCACCGGGCCTTCGCCAGTGGCCAGCCACTGCAGGCTGACGCCCGTTGCCTGCGCCAGGCTGACCAGCACCTTGCGCGAAGGATCGCCTCCATTGAGGTAACGGCTCAGGCCACTGTTGGAAATGCCCGCCTGCTTCGCCAGTGCGCTGGCATTGCCGGCACGATTGCACAGGGTTTTCAGGCGTTCGACGAAGTCGTCTGCCGGGGAGGAATCATTGGCTGATTTCGCTATAGCGAAATCCAATTCCTCTTTAGGGTTTCTCATCGGCTGCTATCTTCCCTTTGATGAATATTTATATAACTAAAAACTATTTCTAATGTTTTTTAATTTCCTTAAAGTGCTATTAACCCGAGGCAAATAGCGAAGTTGCTTTGGATTCTAGAGGCGCATTGCGCTCCCGCCAAGGAATAAGGCTGCATTTTTTCGCTATCGCGTACCTGTCGGCAGATCGCGGTTGACTTTGTGAACCATCCAGCGATCGAGCCAACATCATGAGAAGAACATCTTCCTTCCTTGCTTTGCGTGCATTTCCCGTTCTTGGCCTGGCGAGTCTCGCCTTGCCTTTCCCGGCTCCGGCCTTTGCCGCCGATGGCGCCGACAAGCTCTCCACCGTCGTCGTCACCGGTACTCGCGTAAGTGGCCGCCAGGCTGCCGACTCCGTGCAGCCCATCGATGTCATTAGTGGCGAACAGCTGAGCAACCAGGGCACCAGTGATCTGGCCGGTGCGCTGAACAAGCTGCTGGCCTCGGTCAGTGTGCCGCGGCCGCACAACACCGTCGGTGGTGAGGCGGTGCGCCCGCTGGTCATGCGTGGTCTGGCGCCGGATCAGGCGCTGGTGCTGGTCAATGGCAAGCGTCGTAACGCCGGTGCCTTCCTCAATACCGGTGGCGCCCTGGGGCGCGGCACCAATCCGATCGACCTGGCGGCGATTCCGGTATCGGCCATTGAGCGCGTTGAGGTGCTGCGCGATGGCGCGTCGGCGCGCTACGGCTCGGACGCCATTGCCGGGGTGATCAACATCATCCTCAAGGATCAGAGCGAAGGCGGCGGAATCAACGCCACCCTCGGCCGTTATGACGATGGCGACGGTACGCGCCGTGAGCTGCAGGGCTTCGCCGGTTTCGCCCTGGGCGAGTCCGGCTCACTGACGCTGTCCGCTGAAGGCCAGCACAACGATGCGACCAACCGTGCCGGTGCGGACATCACCCCTGGCGCCCAGGCCGATGGCGTCTATGGCCAGGTCACCAACAAGGTGGGCGCGCCGGCGCTGGAGAGTGGCAAGCTGGCCTTCAACGCCAGCTATGCCCTCAACGATGCCGTCGAGTTGTACAGCTTCGGTACCTGGGGTCGGCGTGACGCACAGAGCCACTACGGCCGCCAGCGGGCTACCAGTGCCGCGGTCGCCGCCTACTTCCCGGACGGCTACCTGCCGCAGTACGACCCGGTGATCAAGGATCAGGCGCTGGTATTCGGCTCCCGTGGCCAGTTGGCTGGCGAGTGGGCCTACGACGCCTCCGTGGACTGGGGGCGCAACACCTACGACCCGTACATCAAGAGCGTCAACACCCGGCTGTTCAACGAGACGGGCAGTTCGCCGACCAACTTCCACAACGGCACCTACGAGTCCTCGCAGTGGGTCGGCAACCTCAATCTGTCGCGCGCCTTCGATGTGGGCCTGGTCGAGCCGCTGTCGGTGTCCGTCGGCCTGGAATACCAGGCGCAGGATTTGGAGATCAGCGCCGGTGACTTCGCTTCCTGGTATGGCGCCGGTGCGGTGTCGATGCCGGGCATCTCGCCGCTGAGCGCCGGTGACTGGAGCCGCCACAGCCTGGCCACTTATCTGGATCTGGAGGGCAAGGTCACCGACAAGCTGACCCTGTCGCTGGCGGCTCGTCACGAGAACTACAGCGACTTCGGCAATTCGGTGTCCGGCTCGCTGTCGGCTCGCTATGACTTCACCCCACGCATCGCTCTGCGCGGCTCGCTGTCCAACGGCTTCCGCGCGCCAACCCTGACCCAGCAGCATTATTCGAGCATCCAGAGCCAGAGTCAGGATCTGGGCAACGGCCCGGTGCTGGTGCAGTCCGGCACCTTCGCTGTGGACTCCAATATTGCCCGCCTGCTCGGCGCTGAAGAGCTCAAGGCAGAGACCTCGCAGAGTCAGACCATCGGCCTGGTGCTGCGCCCGACCGACAACCTGACGCTGACCGCCGATGCTTACCGCATCACCATCGACGATCGCATCAACCTGTCCTCGGCCTTCCCGGTGACTTCGGCGGTGGCCCGCCAGTATCTGCTCGACAACGGCATCGTCAGCGACAGCTACCAGAGCGTGCGTTACATGACCAACGCCGCCGACACCCGCACCATCGGCCTCGACCTCACCGGCGAGTACCGCTGGCGCCTGGACAACGGCGACAACCTCAAGGGCACGCTGACCTACGCCTACAACCGCACCAAGGTCACCGACCTGGCGGAAAGCCCAGCGATCCTCGGTCAGCTCGGCATCCCGATCAGCCTGGTAGAGCGGCGCGAGGTCGGCCAACTGACCGACACCAACCCGCGGCACAAGCTGATCATCGCCGGCGACTACTCGATCAGCGCGCTGAACCTGGATCTGCACGCCGCGCTCAACCGCTATGGTTCGTTCTGGGTCTACAGCAACACTAGCCCCAACCTCGACCAGAAGTTCGCCTCCAAGTGGACGCTTGACCTGTCCGCCAGCTACTCCTGGAGCGACAACTGGCGGCTGACCGTGGGCGCCGACAACCTGTTCGACACCCGCCCGGATCGCACCCGCGCCGAGAACAACGCCACTGGTACCTTCCAGTACACCAGCTACTCGCCGCTGTCGGCCGACGGGGCCTTCTACTACGCCTCGCTGAACTTCGCCTGGTGAGGTGCGGGTAATGGAACTACTCCAAGCCTGGTTCACGTCCTGGGGCGTGAACCTGACCATCCTCTGGGACCCGATCGATCGCCAGCGCTTTCTCCTCGGGCTGGCGCTGACCATCGCGCTGTCGGTACTGAGCGTGGCGATCTCGCTGGTGATCGGGGTGCTTGGCGCCTGGATGAAGGGCAGTCGCTGGGAGCTGCCGCGGCAACTGGTCACCCTCTATGTCGAGGTGTTCCGCAACACGCCGCTGCTGATCCAGCTGTTCTTCTTCTACTTCGGCCTGGGTGCGCTGTTGTCGTTCGAGCTGAACGACGGCAACGCACAGAGCCAGTTGATCGTGAATTTCTTCTGGGCCTTGTTGGTGCTCGGCATTCATGCCGGTGCCTACCAGGTGGAGGCGATTCGCGGCAGCCTCGATGCGGTGCCGCGCTCGACCATCGAGGCGGCGCAGTCGCTTGGCCTGAACCCGGTACAGACCTTCCGCAAGGTGGTGCTGCCGCTGGCCTTGCGCAACGCGTTGCCGTCGGTGGGCAACAGCCTGGTGCAGGCAGTCAAGGCGACCTCGGTGGCCTACGCCATCGCCGTACCTGAGCTGACCTACGCGGCCAACCGGATCTGGAGCGACAACTTCAACGTGCCGGAAATGATGGTCGTGCTGTTCATCACCTATTTCACCCTGCTCGGGCTGGTGTCGATGGGCATGCGCGCCATCGAGCGCCGCCTGACCTTGCCGGGGTACCACGGCCTATGAATACCTTCGTTGCTTCCTTCGAGCGTGCCGCTGGCGGCCTGCGTGGCTTGGCCGGCTACCTGCGGCCGACCCCGGCGAAACTGCTGGCGCTTGCCGTGCTGGGCTGGATCGCACATTGGCTGCAGAGCCATGGCGACGTGCTGCAGCTGTTCTGGCGCTGGCTGCCGGCGCTGTTGCAGGGCTTTGCGGTGAACATCTGGATCGGCCTGGTCTCGGTCGTGCTGGCCAGCCTGCTGGGGCTGTTGCTCGGCGCTCTGCAGGTCTCGCCGCGGCCGCTGCTGGCACGGCCGGCGCGGCTGTTCACGCTGTTCTTTCGCAATGCGCCGTGGCTGGTGGTGATCTTCTTCATCATGTACCTGATCCCCTTCGAGGTGGAGTGGGGCGGCGAGTACTACCAGATTCCGGACTGGATCAAGGTCGCCGTCGGCCTGTCGCTGACCGCTTCGGGCTACGCCGCCGAAGTGGTGCGTGGCGGCATCCAGTCGGTGCCCATGGCGCAGTGGGAGGCAGCGGCTTCGCTCGGCCTCGACCGCCGCCAGATCCTGCGCAAGGTGGTTCTGCCGCAGGCGCTGCGCAGCATGCTGCCAGCCTGGATGAACCTCTACTGCACCGTGACCATGGCCACCGCTCTGGCCAGCCTACTGGGCATCGAGGATCTGATGACCACCATGCAGCTGCGCCTGGCCGCCGAGTCGCGCCCCGAGTTGCTGCTGCCCGGCTACCTCTTCGTGTTCCTGGTTTTCTTCTTCTACATCTACCCGATTTCTCGTGCCTCCAAGGCGCTGGAACGCAAGTGGAGCCTGCATGACTAGTCCCCAGATCGCGGTGCGTGGCATCCGCAAATCCTTCAATGGCAACCCGGTGCTCGACGACTTTTCGCTGGAGGTCGCGCCGTCGGAGATCGTCTGCCTGATCGGTCCGTCCGGCTCTGGCAAGTCGACCCTGCTGCGTACCCTCAATGGCCTGGCACCGATCGAGGCTGGCGAGATCGAGGTCTGCGGCATTCGCGTCGACGACCCGCAGGTCGACCTGCTGGCGCTGCGCCGGCGCATCGGTCTGATTTTCCAGAGCTACAACCTGTTCCCGCACCTGAACGTGCTGGACAACATCACCCTGGCGCCGACCAGCGTGCTCAAGGAGCCGCTGCCGCAGGCCCGCGAATATGCCCGCGAGTTGCTGCGCAAGGTGCGCCTGGAGGACAAGGCCGAGGCCTTCCCCGGCCAGCTGTCCGGGGGGCAGCAGCAGCGCGTGGCCATCGCCCGCAGCCTGGCCATGCGCCCGGACGTGATGATGTTCGACGAGGTCACCGCCGCGCTCGACCCGGAAACCGTCAAGGAGGTGCTGACCACCATCCGCGATGTGGCCGCCAGTGGCATGACCTGCCTGATCGTCACCCACGAGATGCAGTTCGCCCGCGAGATCGCCGACCGGGTGTTCTTCACCGACCGTGGCCGCATCGTCGAGCAGGGGCCGCCTACCCAGTTGTTCGGCGCCCCGCAAGACCCGCGTACCCAGCGTTTCCTCGACAACTGCCTGTGATTTCCCGAGGCCCTGCCATGAGTTCTTCCCCGCGACACCTCAAGCTGTTCCTGTTCCCTGCGGCCAGTGGCGCGCATGTCGCCGCCTGGCGCCACCCGGCCTCGCGCGACGGCGCCCCGGATTTTGCCGCCGACCGCGCCACCGCCGAGCTGGCCGAGGCGGCCGGTTTCGATGCGCTGTTCTTCGCCGACCGCCTGGCCTTCGGCGGGCGTGACAAGGCCAGTGCCGAGCGCTCCTCCGGTGCTGCTGGGCTCGAACCGCTGACCCTGCTCGCCGCGCTGTCGGCGGTGACGCGTGACATCGGCCTGGTGGCCACCGCCAGCACCTCCTATCAGGAGCCGTTTCATGTGGCGCGCAGCTTCGCTTCGCTCGATCACCTCAGTGGTGGTCGCGCCGGCTGGAACCTGGTGACCTCGCTGACCGATGCCGAGGCTGGCAATTTCGGTCGCGAGCAGCACTTCGAGCACGGCGAGCGCTACCAGCGTGCGGAAGAGTTCGTCGATGTGGTCAAGGCGCTGTGGGACAGCCTCGAAGACGACGCCTTCCCGCGTGACAAGGCCAGTGGCCGTTACCTCGATGGCAGCAAGGTGCACCCGCTGGAGCATCGCGGCCGGCACTTCTCGGTGCGCGGGCCGCTCAACGTGCCACGTCCGCCGCAGGGCCATCCGCTGGTGGTGCAGGCTGGCTCCTCGGAGGAGGGCCTGCAACTGGCGGCGCGGGTCGCCGATGTGGTGTTCACCACCCAGCAGGAGCTGGCCCAGGCGCAGGCCTTCTACCGCGAGCTGAAGTCGCGCCTGCCAGCCTTCGGTCGCCAGCCGGAGCAGCAACTGATCATGCCCGGCCTGTCGGTGATAGTCGGGCGCAGCCGCGGCGAAGCCGAGGACAAGCTGCGTGCGCTCAATGAGCTGATCGATATCGACGTGGCGGTGTCGTTTCTCTCCGCGCTGTCGGGTGGCACTGACCTGTCGGCCTATCCCCTCGACGGCCCGCTGCCCGAGCTGGCGCTGACCAACGGCAACCGCAGCAAGCAGGCGCTGTTCCTGCGCCAGGCGCGCGAGAAAGGCCTGAGCATTCGCCAGTTGGCACTGCAGGTGGCCGGTTCCGGTGGTCACCGCGTATTGCTCGGCACGGCCGAGGAGGTGGCTGACGACCTGCAGCTGTGGTTCGAGTCGGGCGCCGCCGATGGCTTCAACTTCAAGCCGCTGTACCTGGACGACAACCTGCGCGAGTTCGCCGAGCAGGTGTTGCCGATCCTCCGTGAGCGCGGCCTGTTCAAGCGGGAATACGCCTCCGGCACGCTGCGCGAGAAGCTTGGCCTGGCGCGTCCGCTCAACCGTTTCCAGGGCAGGAGCTGAACCATGCGCTTCGCACTTTTGGCCAGCCTGCTGCTGGCCCTGACGGCAAACCCGCTGCTGGCGGCCGACGAACCGGCCGACGGCCTCAAGCAGATCCGTGACCGTGGACGGGTGGCGGTGTGCACCACCATGGCCTTCCCGCTGTTCGCCTACTATGACGAGCAGGGCAAGCCGGCGGGCATGATTCACGACCTGATCGTCGACGTGCAGCAACGCCTCGAGCAGCGTCTGGGGCGTTCGCTGGAGTTGCAGGTGGTGCGGGTGACACCGACCAACCGCATCGAATTCGTCCGCCAGGGGCGCTGCGACTTCATGGTCTCGACGCTTTCCTATTCGCCGGAACGCAAGGTGCAGCTGGACTTCGCCGAGCCTGGTTTCTACCGCTCCGGCACCACCGTGCTGGCGCTCAAGTCGACGCCCATCGACAGCTGGGAATCGCTGCGCGGCAAGAGCATCTGCTCGTCGCCGACCAACTCCTGGCTGCGCATCGGCGAGCGTCGCTTCGGCATCAACTTCGTTACCTACTTCGGCGGCGAGATCGACTCGCAGAAGGCCGTGGTCGACGGCCGCTGCCTGGGCCTGGCGGCCTACGACACCTACTTCGAGGTGCTGCTGCAGCGCGACGGCGCGAATGTCTGGCGCGACTTTGAAATCAAGCTGCCGAGCCAGGACTTCGCCTACTGGTCGATCACCCTGCGCAACAACCGCCCTCAGCTGCGCGCCTTTCTCGATGAGGTGGTCGCCGACTGGCACCGCAGCGGGCTGATCGTCGAGCTGGAAAAACGCCATGGCATTCCTGCCAACCCCTGGGTAGCCGAGCAGCATCAGCGCTACGCCGCCAATACTTCTGACGTGGAGAACTGAAATGTCCCTGATTCATGAACGCAACCGGGCGATCCGTGCCCTGATCGAGGAAGTGCGTGCCGCCAAGGCCGAGGAGGCCGGTGAAACCCCGGCCTTCGTCGCGCGCATCAAGAACGCGGTGAATGCCCTCAGCCAGCGCAGCGAGCTGTTCCCCATCGACAGCTTCCCGATCAAGCTCAACACCCACGCCGGGCTGTATCGCCTGGGTGAGGACGCTGACCGGCAGAACGCGCTGTACATCACCGGTGGCATCTACGGCAAGGTGCAGACCCAGCCGCACACGCATCCGGCCTGGGTGTCCATGGGGGCGGTGAAAGGCCTGGAGCGCAACCGCATCTACCAGCGTACCGACGACGCCAGCGTCGAAGGGCAGGGCCAGCTGGAAGTGCTGGAAGTCACCGACGTGGTACCGGGAGCACCGGCCTTCATCGGCAGCGGCCTGTACCACACCCTGGAAGTCGAGGACGACATCCAGACCCTGCACCTGCACCTGTACGACGCCGGCCTGGACGACCCGGCCAACTCCGGCCTGCCGGTGTTCGAGGCGCCCGACAGCCCAAACTACGTGCGTACGCCGTCAGCGGTGCAGCGCCAGGTGGTGTCCGGGGTGCATCCCTCGACCTTCGGTGAGGTGAGCGAGGCGCTGGCGTCCGGCGAGCCACTGGAGGTCATCGCCGTCGATCACCACAACCCGCTGTTGGAAAAGCTGGTGACTCCGCGCCGCGTCAGCCTGGACGACTGGGAGGCCAGCAGTGCCGGCCTGCAAGGCAGCCCCGAGGTGCCCGTGGTGCTGGTCGGTCAGGTCAAGGCCGTGGAACTGGCCGCGCAACGTCTGGCGCGCCTTGGCTACAGCTACTTCACCCACCTGCGCTGAGGTTCGCATGAGCGATGTGCCTGTCGCCGGGCCGGTTTGCGCCCTGGCGGATCTGTTCGCCGACCAGCAGGCCTGGGAGGCCGCCCTGGACGAGCTGCGCGGGCTGCTGGATGAGGTGGCGCCCGAGCCACCTGGCGATGGCGTGGCGCTGCTGGTCTGGCTGCAGGCTGTAGACGGCTTGCAGCGCCGGCAGGGACGTCTGTCCGCCTATATGGGCATCCAGAGTTTCGTCGATGGCCGCGCCAGTGAGCCGCAGCGTCATGCGGCGCGCCTGCGCGAATCCGGTGCGGCTATCGGTCAGCGCCTGGCAGCGTTCAATGCGCTGCTGGTGCTGACCGATGAGGCGGCCTGGGCGCAGTGGCTGCACGTCGAACCGGGACTGGGCATTTATGCCGGGCGCTATCGCTCGTTGCGCGCTGGCCGTCAGCACGTGCTTGCTGGCGAGGTCGAGCGCGCCCTCGCCGCGCTGGATACCAGCTTGCAACTGCCGGTGCAGCTGTACCGGCGGATCAAGGCCGGCGACCTGCGTTTCGCCGAGGTCGAGGATGCAGCAGGCGTGCGCTGGCCGTTCAGCCTGTCGCGTTTCGAAAAACGCTTCGAGACCAGTCCCGATGCCAGGTTGCGGGCTTCGGCCGCCAGGGTGTTCGCCGATGGCGTGTCGGCGCATCGGCACGCCTTCGCCGCCGCCTATGCCGGTGAGGTGTCGCGCCAGGTGAGCCTGGCGCGTCTGCGCGGTTTCAGCGATACCCTGGATCTGTTGTTCTGGCAGCAGGGTATCGACCGCGCCTTCTTCGAGGCCCAGCGTGCGGTATTCAATCAAGGGCTGGCGCCACTGATGCGCCGCTTCGTCGAGGTCAAGCGGCGTCTGCTCGGTCTGCCGAAGCTGGCCTTTCACGACCTCAAGGCCTACCCGCCACAGATTCCCGGCGAGGTCAGCTTCGATTTCGCCCGCGAAGCCATCCTCGCTGCTGGCCAATCGCTCGGCGATGACTATGCCGAGGTGCTGCGCCGCGCTTTCGACGAGCGCTGGGTGGAGCACGGTCAGCAGCCGAACAAGGTCGACAGCTCCGGCTGCTCCAGCCCGTTCGGGCCGCATCCTTACGTGCTGATGACCTGGACGGGCAGCCCGCGCGACATGTTTCTGCTGGCCCACGAACTGGGCCATGCCGTGCATTTCCATTGGTCGGCCGAGCACCAGGCGGTGCTCAACGCCGCGCCGCTGCGCTATTTCATCGAGGCACCGTCGACCCTCAACGAGCTGCTGCTGGCCGCTCATCTGCTGCGCAGCGACGATGCGACCCAGCGCCTGTCGGCGGTGTTCGAGCTGCTCAGCAGCTACTACCACAACTTCGTCACCCATTATCTGGAGTCGGAGTTCCAGGTGCGCGTCTATCACCAGGCGGATGCCGGGAGCCTGCCCGGTGCCGAAGCCCAGGAGCGGATCAAGACCCAGGTGCTGCGCGACTTCTGGGGCGATGCGGTGGACATCGACGACACGGCCGGACTCACCTGGCTGCGTCAGCAGCACTACTACATGGGGCTCTACCCCTATACCTACGCAGCCGGACAAAGCATTGCCAGCCTCTACCAAGTGC
It encodes:
- a CDS encoding M3 family metallopeptidase, encoding MSDVPVAGPVCALADLFADQQAWEAALDELRGLLDEVAPEPPGDGVALLVWLQAVDGLQRRQGRLSAYMGIQSFVDGRASEPQRHAARLRESGAAIGQRLAAFNALLVLTDEAAWAQWLHVEPGLGIYAGRYRSLRAGRQHVLAGEVERALAALDTSLQLPVQLYRRIKAGDLRFAEVEDAAGVRWPFSLSRFEKRFETSPDARLRASAARVFADGVSAHRHAFAAAYAGEVSRQVSLARLRGFSDTLDLLFWQQGIDRAFFEAQRAVFNQGLAPLMRRFVEVKRRLLGLPKLAFHDLKAYPPQIPGEVSFDFAREAILAAGQSLGDDYAEVLRRAFDERWVEHGQQPNKVDSSGCSSPFGPHPYVLMTWTGSPRDMFLLAHELGHAVHFHWSAEHQAVLNAAPLRYFIEAPSTLNELLLAAHLLRSDDATQRLSAVFELLSSYYHNFVTHYLESEFQVRVYHQADAGSLPGAEAQERIKTQVLRDFWGDAVDIDDTAGLTWLRQQHYYMGLYPYTYAAGQSIASLYQVRLASDPQAAERWCAALRQGSSIDAATLLQQLDLDMRDGAAFRAVLGLIDGHVTQLEQLAQPYFSEE